The Candidatus Woesearchaeota archaeon genome has a segment encoding these proteins:
- a CDS encoding 4Fe-4S cluster-binding domain-containing protein, whose product MQAYIAGITTDSDESWKGHKSIIVFFSGCNFKCSHCYNSDILSFNEEFLTDTRAVKNRILSENILFRPFDSVLFTGGEPTLQRQALLSIARFSRKEGLKIRLETNCSKPEAIKSLLMENLLDSVMLDIKAPLEPMIFKMVTKSETFFKKTEEIMKDISETMRLLKDNDDSIEIDVKTKIIPGIMYKREHILQIAELINGLKCRWEIGLCENADFSEVAKKPSLFYSTRYHSNEFLSETRHLKESIKEKFPDINVEVKF is encoded by the coding sequence ATGCAGGCTTACATAGCGGGAATAACCACTGATTCAGATGAGAGCTGGAAAGGGCATAAGAGCATCATAGTTTTCTTTTCCGGATGCAACTTCAAGTGCTCCCACTGCTACAATTCAGATATTCTGTCCTTCAATGAGGAATTTCTCACAGACACAAGGGCGGTGAAAAACAGGATTCTTTCAGAGAACATTCTCTTCAGGCCGTTTGACTCAGTATTATTCACGGGGGGAGAGCCAACCCTGCAGAGGCAGGCGCTTCTCTCAATAGCAAGATTCTCAAGGAAAGAGGGGCTTAAAATCAGGCTTGAGACAAACTGCTCAAAGCCTGAAGCCATAAAATCCCTTCTTATGGAGAATCTTCTTGATTCAGTGATGCTTGACATCAAGGCGCCCCTTGAGCCCATGATTTTTAAAATGGTGACAAAGTCTGAGACATTTTTCAAGAAGACAGAAGAAATAATGAAGGACATTTCTGAAACCATGAGGCTTCTTAAGGACAACGATGACAGCATTGAGATAGATGTCAAGACTAAAATAATTCCCGGAATTATGTATAAGCGCGAGCACATACTCCAGATTGCAGAGCTGATTAATGGGCTTAAATGCAGATGGGAAATTGGATTATGCGAGAATGCGGATTTTTCAGAAGTTGCAAAAAAGCCGTCTCTATTCTATTCAACGCGCTACCACTCAAACGAGTTCCTTTCTGAGACAAGGCACCTGAAAGAATCGATTAAGGAGAAATTCCCAGATATTAATGTTGAAGTGAAATTCTGA
- a CDS encoding cob(I)yrinic acid a,c-diamide adenosyltransferase: MGKFDINISDLNITSDKNGKVKLEKGLVHVYYGEGRGKTSVALGTALRACGHGMRVKVVQLLKGFNSIGECMMQDEISELEIKQFGNGAYIFEGSVKNKDKEMALFGLSEAEKSMKSGNYDVIIVDEAIYALEFGLIPTEKIIRLINEKPNDVELILTGGRNPPKEVLELADYVSHLVLEKHPYQKGIKARMGIDF; encoded by the coding sequence ATGGGAAAGTTTGACATTAACATTTCAGACCTTAACATAACCTCTGACAAGAACGGCAAGGTGAAGCTTGAGAAAGGGCTTGTGCATGTGTATTACGGCGAGGGCAGGGGAAAGACATCTGTTGCACTGGGAACTGCTCTGCGCGCATGCGGGCACGGGATGCGCGTGAAGGTTGTCCAGCTCCTTAAGGGATTCAACTCAATAGGAGAGTGCATGATGCAGGATGAGATTTCAGAGCTTGAGATAAAGCAGTTCGGAAACGGCGCCTACATCTTTGAGGGAAGCGTAAAGAACAAGGACAAGGAAATGGCGCTCTTCGGGCTCTCTGAGGCGGAAAAGTCCATGAAGTCAGGGAATTATGATGTCATCATTGTTGATGAGGCAATCTACGCGCTTGAATTCGGGCTTATCCCAACTGAAAAGATTATCCGCCTGATAAATGAAAAGCCGAATGATGTTGAGCTTATACTTACCGGAGGCAGGAATCCCCCTAAGGAGGTTCTTGAGCTCGCTGATTATGTCAGCCATCTTGTGCTTGAGAAGCATCCCTACCAGAAGGGGATAAAGGCAAGGATGGGAATTGACTTTTGA